In a single window of the Natrialba magadii ATCC 43099 genome:
- a CDS encoding universal stress protein — protein MNEYNDILIATDGSDVATDAATAGIALAETLSASVHALSVVEEGRGSDDRRKRREAYAKEVATRASEAGLESAAVVRAGRPASTVLEHADEVDADLIVVGTHGRTGLRQALLGSVALEVIRDARRPVLTVGAGAEGPVHLADGDVDDVCLATDGLTGSAAATEHALALADACDATLHVLYAVEPDGDPENEALRSAFEKHGEKTTAGVTERADERGVDTVEAVEQGAPTDIVLEYTEHNDVDLLVMGTESKSNIERLVVGSVSQRVVPNASVPVLTVRTLEDS, from the coding sequence ATGAACGAGTACAACGATATCCTCATTGCAACGGACGGCAGTGACGTCGCCACGGACGCAGCAACCGCCGGAATCGCACTCGCTGAAACGCTCTCGGCGTCCGTCCACGCCCTGTCGGTCGTCGAAGAGGGCCGGGGAAGCGACGACCGGCGGAAACGACGAGAAGCGTACGCGAAGGAGGTTGCGACGCGGGCCAGCGAGGCAGGCCTGGAGTCCGCCGCAGTCGTCCGGGCAGGTCGTCCGGCGAGCACAGTCCTCGAGCACGCCGACGAGGTCGACGCCGACCTGATCGTGGTCGGCACGCACGGTCGGACGGGGCTACGACAGGCGCTGCTGGGCAGCGTCGCACTCGAGGTGATCCGGGACGCCCGGCGGCCAGTGCTCACGGTCGGCGCGGGGGCGGAAGGACCAGTCCACCTCGCCGATGGTGACGTCGACGACGTGTGTCTGGCCACCGACGGCTTGACGGGATCGGCTGCAGCGACTGAACACGCGCTCGCACTGGCCGACGCCTGCGACGCAACACTGCACGTGCTGTACGCCGTCGAACCCGACGGGGACCCAGAAAACGAAGCACTCCGCTCGGCGTTCGAGAAACACGGCGAGAAGACGACGGCTGGTGTCACCGAGCGGGCCGACGAACGCGGCGTCGACACTGTCGAGGCCGTCGAACAGGGTGCGCCGACTGACATCGTTCTCGAGTACACCGAGCACAACGATGTCGATCTGCTCGTAATGGGGACCGAGAGCAAATCCAACATCGAACGGCTCGTTGTCGGCAGCGTCTCCCAGCGGGTGGTGCCGAACGCGAGTGTGCCGGTACTGACCGTTCGGACGCTCGAAGACTCCTAA
- a CDS encoding glycerol dehydrogenase, translated as MTQTQTQTQTQTQVFRSPAGYVQGRNAIADLGDHAEDLGNSAVVLGDDLVLDLVGDRVRDGLESAGFDVTLEEFNGECSESEIERVADVHEEFGADVLVGAGGGKAIDTARAAREHTGGALVSLPTIASTDAPTSSVAVIYTEAGEFVEFHVYERHPELVLVDTEIVAKAPTRLFRGGIGDALATWFEADAAHRSGATTIFGARSTRTAQQIARLAYTTLREHGRSAVDAVERDAVTDSTEAVVEANTLLSGLGFESGGLAAAHAIHNGLTQLEDTHGATHGEKVTVGTLAQLVLEGRDDAFVEDVADFAASVGLPTTLAEIGLEDPEPDALEVVAEAACAEDETIHNEPFPVSPADVRDALIGADAIGRRLSVDATGDE; from the coding sequence ATGACACAGACACAGACACAGACACAGACACAGACACAGGTATTCAGATCTCCAGCGGGATACGTACAGGGACGAAACGCCATCGCCGACCTCGGCGACCACGCCGAAGACCTCGGGAACAGCGCTGTCGTCCTCGGGGACGATCTGGTCCTCGACCTCGTCGGCGACCGAGTCCGGGACGGACTCGAGTCCGCGGGGTTCGACGTCACGCTCGAGGAGTTCAACGGCGAGTGCTCGGAGAGCGAAATCGAACGCGTCGCCGACGTCCACGAGGAGTTCGGCGCTGACGTTCTCGTCGGTGCTGGCGGCGGGAAAGCGATCGATACCGCGAGAGCCGCACGCGAGCACACCGGCGGTGCGCTCGTTTCGCTCCCGACGATCGCCTCGACTGACGCGCCGACGAGTTCGGTCGCGGTCATCTACACCGAAGCCGGCGAGTTCGTCGAGTTCCACGTCTACGAGCGCCATCCCGAGCTCGTACTCGTCGACACCGAGATCGTCGCCAAAGCGCCGACGCGGTTGTTTCGTGGTGGCATCGGCGACGCGCTTGCGACCTGGTTCGAGGCCGACGCGGCCCACCGCTCTGGTGCGACGACGATCTTCGGCGCGCGATCGACGCGAACGGCCCAGCAGATCGCCAGACTCGCCTACACGACGCTACGCGAACACGGCCGATCGGCGGTCGACGCCGTCGAACGCGATGCAGTCACGGACAGCACCGAAGCGGTCGTCGAGGCGAACACGCTTCTCAGCGGTCTCGGGTTCGAGAGCGGCGGACTGGCCGCCGCCCACGCGATCCACAACGGACTAACGCAACTCGAGGACACTCACGGCGCGACCCACGGGGAGAAGGTTACCGTCGGCACGCTCGCCCAACTCGTCCTCGAGGGGCGGGACGACGCGTTCGTCGAGGACGTGGCCGATTTCGCGGCGTCGGTCGGCCTGCCGACCACGCTCGCCGAGATCGGTCTCGAGGACCCTGAACCGGACGCTCTCGAGGTCGTGGCGGAGGCGGCCTGCGCGGAGGACGAGACGATCCACAACGAACCGTTCCCGGTGTCGCCGGCGGACGTCCGCGACGCGCTCATCGGTGCCGATGCGATCGGTCGGCGGCTCTCGGTGGACGCCACCGGCGACGAGTGA
- a CDS encoding diacylglycerol/lipid kinase family protein, with amino-acid sequence MNERRFVSESASDSDQETEPDTDRLLICNPASGSGDHAPDVRARGAKRGFEVRETRGPGDARRFAREAALHGNGNGDSGGDCDGDGNGNGNSSISVIAVAGGDGTVNEVIHGLREADALDRVDVAIVPTGTANVFARTLGIPDADAGFDAIDAGTSRRIDVGIADGQPFINTCLAGLSAEANATTPDEWKRQFGSFAYVLTTLRLLPEYDGVPLEIRVTDGETACAGASGGDTDDDGTPSTWRGNALLVLVGNAFRLPTVSRRPRSPMSDGTLEVVVLETGGDDESLEENDVSGALDADPGTIPGPVTRFEASSLSIATRADDGAPVNFSLDGEPLSATELELSICERRLSVLAEPAESTRNRWGRR; translated from the coding sequence ATGAACGAACGACGGTTCGTGTCCGAGTCCGCATCCGACTCGGACCAAGAGACTGAACCCGACACCGACCGACTGCTCATTTGCAATCCTGCAAGCGGGTCTGGAGACCACGCTCCCGACGTTCGAGCGCGGGGAGCGAAGCGAGGTTTCGAGGTTCGCGAGACGAGGGGCCCGGGTGACGCACGCAGATTTGCTCGCGAGGCGGCCCTCCACGGTAACGGCAACGGTGACAGTGGCGGTGACTGTGACGGTGACGGCAACGGCAACGGTAACAGCAGTATCTCAGTGATCGCTGTCGCAGGCGGCGACGGTACGGTCAACGAAGTCATCCATGGCCTCCGTGAGGCCGACGCGCTCGATCGCGTCGACGTCGCCATCGTCCCGACGGGAACCGCTAACGTCTTCGCCAGAACCCTCGGCATTCCGGACGCAGACGCGGGGTTCGATGCGATCGACGCCGGTACCAGTCGTCGGATCGACGTCGGAATCGCCGACGGCCAGCCCTTCATCAACACCTGTCTAGCCGGCCTCTCCGCAGAGGCCAACGCGACGACGCCCGACGAGTGGAAACGCCAGTTTGGATCGTTCGCGTACGTACTCACGACGCTTCGCTTGCTCCCCGAGTACGACGGGGTCCCCCTCGAGATACGGGTCACTGATGGCGAAACCGCCTGCGCTGGTGCTTCCGGTGGCGACACCGATGACGACGGGACGCCGTCGACGTGGCGGGGAAACGCGTTGCTCGTCCTCGTCGGGAACGCCTTCCGACTGCCGACGGTCAGCAGACGGCCCCGATCCCCCATGTCGGATGGCACTCTCGAGGTCGTCGTTCTCGAAACGGGAGGCGACGACGAGTCGCTCGAGGAGAACGACGTATCGGGCGCGCTCGATGCCGACCCTGGGACGATCCCGGGACCGGTCACCAGGTTCGAGGCGTCGTCGCTGTCGATTGCGACCCGGGCGGACGATGGCGCGCCGGTCAACTTCAGTCTCGACGGCGAACCCCTCTCGGCGACCGAACTCGAGTTGTCGATTTGCGAGCGGCGTCTCTCCGTGCTGGCCGAGCCCGCAGAATCTACTCGTAATCGGTGGGGGCGTCGCTGA
- a CDS encoding proteasome assembly chaperone family protein: protein MTEQTTAASFEQVADVRAKSPTLIEGLPGHGLVASIAVDQITEQLGLEHYGNVASDEFPPVVTFEDGLVQDLVRVYAGSDPAVMTLESDLALPEPAFEPLSKCVLEELSDDFGRAIFLAGAPAQSEEEIGEVTGVATTDDIRDDLRDAGITVPDEHGLVGGITGSLVRECYQADVPAALLIVRAHPYLPDPKAAKSVTETALEPLVDFDIDTTALDEQAEEIQQQMQQIAQQYQQMAEDQGQQQQQVQTGMFQ, encoded by the coding sequence TTCGAGCAGGTCGCGGACGTCCGGGCCAAATCCCCGACGCTGATCGAGGGGCTTCCGGGACATGGTCTCGTCGCGTCGATCGCCGTCGACCAGATCACAGAACAGCTCGGCCTCGAACACTACGGGAATGTCGCGTCGGACGAGTTCCCGCCCGTTGTGACCTTCGAGGACGGCCTCGTCCAGGACCTGGTTCGGGTGTACGCTGGGTCGGATCCGGCCGTGATGACTCTCGAGAGTGACCTCGCACTTCCCGAACCGGCGTTCGAACCGCTCTCGAAGTGCGTGCTCGAGGAACTGTCCGACGACTTCGGCCGGGCGATCTTTCTCGCGGGCGCGCCGGCCCAGTCTGAGGAGGAGATCGGCGAGGTCACTGGCGTTGCGACGACCGACGACATCAGGGATGATCTCCGTGATGCCGGTATTACGGTTCCGGACGAACACGGGCTGGTCGGCGGCATCACTGGCTCGCTCGTTCGCGAATGTTACCAGGCCGACGTTCCGGCTGCCCTGTTGATCGTTCGCGCCCACCCGTACCTCCCGGATCCGAAGGCCGCCAAGTCGGTGACCGAGACCGCACTCGAACCCCTCGTCGACTTCGACATCGACACAACGGCGCTCGACGAGCAGGCCGAAGAGATCCAACAACAGATGCAACAGATCGCCCAGCAGTACCAGCAGATGGCGGAGGACCAGGGCCAGCAGCAACAGCAGGTCCAGACGGGAATGTTCCAGTAA